Genomic segment of Mucilaginibacter sabulilitoris:
GTCCGATTAACACTAAATAATTGCATAATTATTTTTACACTTGTAAATAAACTTAACCAGATTATGCAGAAGTATAGCGGCGAGAAACGCATTTTGGTAGCGACCGATTGTATCATTTTTGGCTTTGATGGCTTTAATATAAAATTGTTATTGGTGCAGCGTGGCCTTGAACCGGAAATTCATAAGTGGAGTTTGATGGGCGGGTTCATTCAGCCTTCCGAATCACCTGATGATGCTGCTAACCGTATATTGGAATTGCGTACAGGGCTTAAAAATGTGTACATGGAGCAATTTCATGTGTTTGGACATCCTGACCGTGACCCGGTTGAAAGAACGCTTTCAATTGCTTATTTTGCGCTTATTGATATCCACCAATATGAAAAGCAACTGAGTGAAGAATATCACCCGGAATGGTTTTTACTGACGGAAATGCCCGAACTGATATTTGACCATGCCGAAATGGTAAGGCTTGGTTTGCGCCAGT
This window contains:
- a CDS encoding NUDIX hydrolase, which codes for MQKYSGEKRILVATDCIIFGFDGFNIKLLLVQRGLEPEIHKWSLMGGFIQPSESPDDAANRILELRTGLKNVYMEQFHVFGHPDRDPVERTLSIAYFALIDIHQYEKQLSEEYHPEWFLLTEMPELIFDHAEMVRLGLRQLRYKAALHPLLFQLLPEKFTIPQLQALYEGVYQTKFDDRNFSRKLLSTGLLVKLPEKDKQSSKKGAFYYRLDQSHYEENFESFLNLVPNPEKFF